In a single window of the Lentisphaerota bacterium genome:
- a CDS encoding ABC transporter permease: MRFSLFLALKYLRPKRSFTSVVTLISILGVVLGVAIIIIVRAVMTGFGDMWQEKILAFKPHLTVSAPGGVIEHEEALCRRIEAVPGVAAVSPSIETRVLAEYQRRVVAPLIVGIDPARAGKMLQVTNMVDGTFDLTGDAVVLGVDLAADLQVGVGDTLLVYSPLNLVRPDEVYFPEELEVRGIFNAGQRDFDSGFLITSLAVGRDLMGLRGGAYSVHVKTDEPQKREVFRRLVGEVSRAAGPDYRVRTWHEVDRQLFNALAVEKNMMAILLMFITVVAIFCVTNTLIVITVQKTDEIGLLKALGFSSRQVMLAFVLHGWIQCLAGVALGIALAFLVLANLQHLVDGLALFGLEVFPKGVYGLDGIPHRVVPREVAEVAGLVIAFCTLASFIPARRAAKMDPVVALRRA; this comes from the coding sequence ATGCGGTTTTCGCTGTTCCTGGCGTTAAAGTATCTGCGCCCCAAACGGTCCTTCACGTCGGTGGTGACGCTCATCTCGATCCTCGGCGTGGTGCTGGGCGTGGCGATCATCATTATCGTGCGCGCGGTGATGACGGGGTTCGGCGACATGTGGCAGGAGAAGATCCTCGCCTTCAAGCCGCACCTGACCGTGTCCGCGCCCGGCGGCGTGATCGAGCATGAAGAGGCGCTGTGCCGGCGGATTGAGGCGGTGCCCGGGGTCGCCGCCGTTTCGCCGAGCATTGAAACGCGGGTGCTGGCCGAATACCAGCGCCGGGTGGTCGCCCCGCTGATCGTCGGGATCGACCCCGCGCGCGCCGGAAAAATGCTGCAGGTGACCAACATGGTCGACGGGACCTTTGATCTGACGGGCGATGCCGTGGTGCTGGGCGTCGACCTCGCCGCCGACCTGCAGGTCGGCGTGGGCGATACGCTGCTAGTCTATTCGCCGCTGAATCTGGTGAGGCCCGACGAGGTCTATTTTCCCGAGGAGCTCGAAGTCCGCGGCATCTTTAATGCCGGGCAGCGCGATTTCGACAGCGGGTTCCTGATCACCTCCCTCGCGGTGGGACGCGACCTCATGGGCTTGCGCGGCGGCGCGTATTCGGTGCATGTCAAGACGGATGAGCCGCAAAAGCGCGAGGTGTTCCGGCGCCTGGTCGGCGAGGTGTCGCGCGCGGCGGGTCCGGACTATCGCGTGCGGACGTGGCACGAGGTCGACCGCCAGCTCTTCAACGCGCTGGCCGTCGAGAAGAACATGATGGCGATCCTGCTGATGTTTATCACCGTCGTGGCGATCTTCTGCGTGACGAACACCCTCATCGTGATCACCGTGCAGAAGACCGACGAGATCGGCCTGCTCAAGGCGCTGGGGTTCAGTTCGCGGCAGGTGATGCTGGCTTTTGTGCTGCATGGATGGATCCAGTGTCTGGCGGGCGTGGCGCTCGGCATCGCGCTGGCCTTTCTGGTGCTGGCGAATTTGCAGCATCTGGTGGACGGCCTGGCCCTCTTTGGGCTGGAGGTGTTCCCCAAGGGCGTGTACGGGCTGGACGGCATCCCCCATCGGGTCGTCCCCCGCGAGGTGGCCGAGGTCGCCGGGCTGGTCATCGCATTCTGCACCCTGGCGAGCTTCATCCCCGCCCGCCGCGCCGCCAAGATGGATCCCGTGGTCGCTCTGCGGCGGGCTTAG
- the xylB gene encoding xylulokinase gives MADQLVVGIDNGTQGTKCVVYSRGQGKLLASAYAPHDLIENNQGRREQEPQWWVDAATRTLREVLAAPGVDPKAVVAIGVSGQQHGCVPLDREGRVLRPAKLWCDTETVPQCERITAAAGGKAAVIAAVGNAVAAGFTASKVRWLLEQEPALYDRLATVLLPHDYLNFWLTGERKTECGDASGTAYFDVRKRIWSPTLLRAIDPSGRLAACLPELVASDEPVGTIRPEIAQAFGLSERVIVSSGGGDNMMAAIGTGNVAPGTVTASLGTSGTIFAFSDQPVIDPEGELAAFCSSSGGWMPLICTMNVTVATEQTRALLGLDVQAFDALVARAPAGADGVRLLPYFNGERTPPLPRARATFSGLSSTNFTRENLARAAMEGATLGLRYGLDILRRLGVSPREIRLVGGGAKSRIWRRIAADVFGCPVICPVSAEAGAMGCVVQAMWCADKLAGVRASITDLAGQVIRLDPASRTEPGADTARYDAVYGDYLALNGALAPLHT, from the coding sequence ATGGCCGATCAATTGGTGGTGGGGATTGACAATGGCACGCAGGGGACGAAATGCGTGGTGTACAGCCGCGGACAGGGAAAGCTCCTCGCCTCGGCCTATGCGCCGCACGACCTGATCGAAAATAATCAGGGGCGGCGGGAGCAGGAACCGCAGTGGTGGGTGGACGCCGCAACCCGGACCCTGCGGGAGGTCCTGGCCGCGCCGGGGGTTGATCCGAAGGCTGTCGTGGCGATCGGCGTCTCGGGCCAGCAGCACGGCTGCGTGCCGCTGGATCGCGAGGGCCGCGTCCTCCGTCCCGCCAAATTGTGGTGCGACACCGAGACGGTGCCGCAATGCGAACGCATCACTGCGGCGGCCGGGGGCAAGGCTGCGGTGATTGCCGCCGTGGGCAACGCCGTCGCTGCGGGCTTCACCGCATCCAAGGTCCGCTGGCTCCTGGAACAGGAGCCGGCGCTGTATGACCGGCTCGCGACTGTGCTCCTGCCCCACGACTATCTCAACTTCTGGCTCACGGGCGAACGGAAGACCGAATGCGGCGACGCATCGGGGACGGCTTATTTTGATGTGCGCAAGCGGATATGGTCGCCGACGCTCCTCCGCGCGATCGACCCGTCTGGCCGCTTGGCCGCATGCCTTCCGGAGCTTGTGGCGTCGGACGAACCGGTCGGCACGATCCGTCCCGAAATCGCCCAAGCGTTCGGCCTGAGCGAGCGCGTGATCGTCTCGTCGGGCGGCGGCGACAACATGATGGCCGCCATCGGCACCGGTAACGTCGCGCCCGGCACGGTGACGGCAAGCCTCGGCACCTCGGGGACAATCTTTGCCTTTAGCGATCAGCCGGTGATCGACCCGGAGGGCGAGCTGGCCGCGTTCTGCTCGAGCTCGGGGGGCTGGATGCCGCTGATCTGCACGATGAACGTGACCGTGGCGACCGAGCAGACGCGGGCGCTGCTCGGGCTGGACGTCCAGGCGTTCGATGCCCTCGTGGCCCGGGCGCCTGCCGGTGCCGACGGCGTCCGGCTCCTGCCCTACTTTAATGGCGAGCGGACGCCGCCCCTGCCCCGGGCCCGCGCGACGTTCAGCGGTCTGTCGAGCACCAACTTTACCCGCGAGAACCTCGCCCGTGCCGCCATGGAGGGCGCGACGCTCGGGCTGCGCTATGGCCTCGACATCCTGCGCCGGCTCGGCGTCTCGCCGCGTGAGATCCGCCTGGTCGGCGGCGGCGCCAAAAGCCGCATCTGGCGGCGGATCGCCGCGGATGTGTTCGGCTGCCCGGTGATCTGCCCCGTCAGCGCCGAAGCCGGCGCCATGGGCTGCGTGGTGCAGGCGATGTGGTGCGCCGACAAGCTGGCGGGCGTCCGCGCGTCGATCACCGACCTGGCCGGGCAGGTCATCCGCCTCGACCCCGCGTCCCGCACCGAGCCCGGCGCCGACACGGCCCGCTACGACGCGGTCTATGGGGACTACCTGGCGCTCAACGGCGCGCTCGCGCCGCTGCACACCTGA